Proteins encoded by one window of Ursus arctos isolate Adak ecotype North America unplaced genomic scaffold, UrsArc2.0 scaffold_22, whole genome shotgun sequence:
- the ZNF214 gene encoding zinc finger protein 214 gives MPPFYSSDSSKLHPSPKEEHKRGRNVHYFPHSLIPDLFFLENLIFDQMAVTFEDVTVIFTWEEWKFLDSSQKKLYREVMWENYTNVMSVGNWKESYKPQEERLRYLEHENRLSWQGWRNASAQIYENRNYVETVQGIESKDLKQQDLSHHQEWLILSTQVPGYGNYELTFEGKSPRNLKYTKFIPWQSLEIKRTPRDHAREIYGNDSHGFEGSRCHLGISRKNLSVEKEQKLIVQHSYVPTVEALPEYTGELCQHDLLKKTMEEKYCGCNKCKEIYYWNSQCVLHKRNQRGEKFYQCSISTACFSQKSDLHRHPRIHIGKKLYGCDEVDGNFSQSLGVHFHQRVCTGDVSYICHVCGKSFGQISSLHNHQRVHTGEKLCTFECNKDLSRNSLLHIHQRLHIGEKPFKCDQCGKSFSRSSVLHVHQRVHTGEKPYKCDECGKGFSQSSNLRIHQLVHTGEKSYKCDDCGKGFTQRSNLQIHQRVHTGEKPYKCDDCGKDFSHSSDLRIHQRVHTGEKPYTCHECGKGFSKSSKLHTHQRVHTGEKPYKCEQCGKGFSQRSHLLIHQRVHTGEKPYKCDDCGKGFSHSSNLHIHQRVHTGEKPYQCTKCGKGFSHSSALRIHQRVHTGDKPHKCHEYYKGFDQNSHLHNNHTQETL, from the exons ATCTCTTCTTCCTGGAAAACCTGATCTTTGACCAGATGGCAGTAACATTTGAAGATGTGACTGTTATTTTTACCTGGGAGGAGTGGAAATTCCTGGATTCTTCTCAAAAAAAGCTCTACCGAGAGGTCATGTGGGAGAACTACACAAATGTCATGTCAGTAG GAAACTGGAAAGAGAGCTACAAACCCCAAGAAGAAAGACTCAGGTATTTAGAACATGAAAATCGTCTCTCCTGGCAAGGCTGGAGGAATGCCAGCGCTCAGATATATGAGAATAGAAACTATGTGGAAACTGTCCAAGGAATAGAATCCAAAGACCTAAAGCAACAAGATCTTTCCCACCATCAAGAATGGTTAATACTCTCCACCCAAGTACCAGGGTATGGGAACTACGAACTGACTTTTGAAGGCAAAAGTCCCAGGAACTTAAAATATACAAAGTTTATACCTTGGCAGTCCTTAGAAATAAAACGTACCCCTCGAGACCATGCTAGAGAAATCTATGGGAATGATTCACATGGTTTTGAAGGAAGCAGATGCCATCTTGGCATATCTAGGAAAAATCTCTCTGTGGAAAAAGAACAGAAGCTCATAGTTCAGCATTCTTATGTCCCAACAGTAGAAGCCCTTCCGGAGTACACTGGGGAGCTATGTCAACATGACCTACTGAAAAAAACTATGGAAGAGAAATACTGTGGAtgtaataaatgtaaagaaatttaTTATTGGAACTCACAGTGTGTTCTCCACAAGAGAAATCAACGTGGAGAAAAGTTCTATCAATGCTCTATCAGCACAGCATGCTTCTCTCAGAAATCAGACCTACACAGACATCCAAGAATTCACATAGGTAAGAAGCTGTATGGATGTGATGAAGTTGATGGTAACTTCAGTCAAAGCTTAGGTGTTCACTTTCATCAAAGAGTCTGCACAGGGGACGTTTCTTATATATGCCACGTGTGTGGTAAGAGCTTCGGTCAGATCTCTAGTCTTCACAATCATCAAAGAGTCCATACAGGAGAGAAACTCTGTACATTTGAGTGTAATAAGGACCTCAGTAGAAATTCATTACTTCACATTCACCAGAGACTTCACATAGGAGAGAAGCCTTTTAAGTGCGATCAGTGTGGTAAGAGTTTTAGTCGGAGTTCAGTACTTCATGTTCATCAGAGAGTCCACACCGGAGAGAAACCGTACAAGTGTGATGAATGTGGCAAGGGCTTCAGTCAGAGCTCAAATCTTCGAATTCACCAGTTAGTGCACACGGGAGAGAAGTCCTATAAATGTGATGACTGTGGTAAGGGCTTTACCCAGCGCTCAAACCTCCAAATTCATCAGAGAGTACATACAGGAGAGAAGCCTTATAAATGCGACGACTGTGGGAAGGACTTCAGTCACAGCTCTGATCTTCGTATTCATCAGAGGGTCcatactggggagaaaccctATACTTGTCATGAATGTGGGAAGGGCTTCAGCAAGAGTTCGAAGCTTCATACTCATCAAAGAGtacatactggagagaaaccctataaatgtgAACAGTGTGGTAAGGGATTCAGTCAGCGTTCACATCTTCTCATTCATCAGAGAGTCCACACAGGAGAAAAACCCTATAAATGTGATGACTGTGGAAAGGGCTTTAGTCACAGCTCTAATCTTCACATTCATCAGAGGGtccacacaggagagaagcctTATCAATGCACCAAGTGTGGCAAGGGTTTCAGTCATAGCTCAGCTCTTCGAATTCATCAGAGAGTCCACACAGGAGATAAACCTCATAAATGCCATGAATATTATAAGGGATTTGACCAGAATTCACATCTCCACAATAATCACACACAAGAAAccttataa